One genomic segment of Candidatus Eisenbacteria bacterium includes these proteins:
- a CDS encoding NAD(P) transhydrogenase subunit alpha — MSEGTLILYAIYIFVLAVFVGFEVISKVPVQLHTPLMSGTNAIHGIVMLGGMLVLAQAHDQAVLKWIGFAAVVLGSANLFGGFVVTDRMLEMFKSKKSDGRKS, encoded by the coding sequence GTGAGCGAAGGCACGCTGATCCTGTATGCGATCTACATCTTCGTGCTGGCGGTCTTCGTGGGTTTCGAGGTGATCTCCAAGGTGCCGGTGCAGCTCCACACGCCACTGATGTCTGGCACCAACGCCATTCACGGGATCGTGATGCTGGGCGGCATGCTGGTGCTGGCGCAGGCCCACGACCAGGCTGTGCTCAAGTGGATCGGCTTCGCCGCGGTGGTGCTCGGCTCGGCCAACCTGTTCGGCGGCTTCGTGGTCACCGACCGCATGCTGGAGATGTTCAAGTCCAAGAAGAGCGACGGGAGGAAGTCGTGA
- a CDS encoding Re/Si-specific NAD(P)(+) transhydrogenase subunit alpha has product FVRLGIPREVTPGETRVSIVPETVGKLVKAGHQVAVETGAGTVSSNTDDAYRQAGATIAPGPRETYEGAQVVVKVREPVSHPALGAHEADLVPSGAVFIAFLGRDAGSEAVKRLATRGVTAFSMEMIPRTSRAQKLDALSSMANIAGYKAALIAANALPRYFPLLMTAAGTIPPARAFILGAGVAGLQAIATCRRLGAQVEAFDVRPAVKEEVQSLGATFVGLELGDAGVGAGGYAKELSEEHHKKEQALIAQRLQAADVAITTAAIPGRKAPLLITRAMVESMKPGSVIVDLAAETGGNCELTRPNETVEHHGVRIFGMVNVAALMPFHASQLYSRNVHALLQLMVTKEGELKLDWEDDIIRDSCIHRPQAAAASAAPAGRAS; this is encoded by the coding sequence CTTCGTGCGCCTCGGCATTCCCCGTGAAGTCACACCCGGTGAGACCCGGGTGAGCATCGTTCCCGAGACGGTCGGCAAGCTCGTCAAGGCCGGCCACCAGGTGGCCGTCGAGACCGGAGCAGGAACGGTTTCCTCGAACACCGACGACGCGTACCGGCAGGCCGGCGCCACGATCGCGCCGGGTCCGCGCGAGACCTATGAAGGGGCGCAGGTGGTGGTGAAGGTGAGAGAGCCCGTCTCCCATCCCGCCCTCGGCGCTCACGAGGCGGATCTGGTCCCGAGCGGCGCTGTCTTCATCGCCTTCCTGGGACGCGACGCCGGTTCCGAGGCGGTCAAGCGGCTGGCGACCCGCGGTGTCACCGCGTTCTCGATGGAGATGATCCCGCGCACTTCGCGGGCGCAGAAGCTGGACGCGCTCTCGTCGATGGCCAACATCGCCGGGTACAAGGCCGCGCTGATCGCGGCCAACGCGCTGCCACGCTACTTCCCGCTGCTGATGACCGCGGCCGGAACGATTCCCCCCGCACGCGCGTTCATCCTCGGCGCCGGTGTCGCGGGGCTACAGGCAATCGCCACCTGCCGGCGACTGGGCGCGCAGGTGGAAGCCTTCGACGTGCGGCCGGCGGTGAAGGAGGAAGTTCAGAGTCTCGGCGCCACCTTTGTCGGCCTCGAGCTCGGCGACGCCGGTGTTGGCGCGGGCGGCTACGCCAAGGAGCTGAGCGAGGAGCACCATAAGAAGGAGCAGGCGCTCATCGCCCAACGCCTCCAAGCCGCCGACGTCGCCATCACCACCGCGGCGATCCCGGGCAGGAAGGCGCCGCTGCTCATCACTCGCGCGATGGTGGAGAGCATGAAGCCAGGCTCGGTGATCGTGGACCTCGCTGCGGAGACGGGCGGGAACTGTGAGCTGACCCGTCCCAACGAAACGGTCGAGCACCACGGAGTGCGCATCTTCGGCATGGTCAACGTGGCGGCATTGATGCCGTTCCATGCCAGCCAGCTCTACTCGCGCAACGTTCACGCTCTGCTCCAGCTCATGGTGACCAAGGAAGGCGAGCTGAAGCTCGACTGGGAAGACGACATCATCCGCGACAGCTGCATCCATCGACCGCAGGCAGCGGCCGCCTCCGCGGCCCCGGCCGGGAGGGCTTCGTGA